A window of Hevea brasiliensis isolate MT/VB/25A 57/8 chromosome 14, ASM3005281v1, whole genome shotgun sequence contains these coding sequences:
- the LOC110642743 gene encoding phospholipase A1-IIdelta, producing METPSTQEPTWPEILGSKNWENLLDPLDLTVRKLILRCGDFCQATYDSFNNDENSKYCGTSRYGKKDFFQKVMLEDAANYQVCSFIYGTARVSLPEAILLHSMTRDSWDRESNWIGYIAVTSDEYTKVIGRREIYIAFRGTTRNYEWVNILGAKLESAEPLLRGSSQNVEEANSGSDSDNEDNRKVPKVMLGWLTIYISDNPESPFTKLSARQQLVTKINQLKEQYRDENLSIILTGHSLGATLSILAAFDLVENGITDIPVAAFVFGSPQVGNKAFNSRLNKYPNLKVLHIKNKIDVIPHYPGRLLGYRYTGTELEIDTRKSPNLKDSKHTGDWHNLQAMLHIVAGWNGEKGEFMLRVKRSLALVNKSCEFLKDECMVPGSWWIEKNKGMVRGEDGEWTMASPDEEDQPVPEF from the coding sequence ATGGAAACACCAAGCACGCAAGAACCAACCTGGCCTGAAATCCTCGGTAGCAAAAACTGGGAAAACCTCCTCGACCCTCTTGACCTCACCGTCCGGAAACTCATTCTCCGCTGCGGCGACTTCTGCCAGGCCACCTATGATTCCTTCAACAACGACGAGAACTCCAAGTACTGCGGTACAAGCCGCTACGGCAAGAAAGACTTCTTTCAAAAGGTGATGCTGGAGGACGCTGCAAACTATCAAGTCTGTTCTTTCATCTACGGGACAGCTCGCGTCAGCCTCCCAGAAGCCATCCTTCTCCACTCTATGACCCGGGATTCCTGGGACCGCGAATCTAACTGGATTGGCTACATCGCTGTTACCTCTGACGAGTATACCAAAGTGATTGGGCGACGTGAAATCTATATAGCGTTTCGTGGAACTACCAGAAACTATGAGTGGGTTAACATTTTAGGTGCGAAGCTCGAGTCTGCTGAACCATTGTTACGGGGCAGTAGCCAAAATGTTGAAGAGGCTAATAGTGGCAGCGACAGTGACAACGAAGATAATAGGAAAGTCCCTAAGGTGATGCTAGGTTGGCTTACGATTTATATTTCGGATAACCCAGAATCGCCTTTCACGAAATTAAGTGCCAGGCAGCAGCTTGTGACCAAGATTAATCAGTTGAAAGAGCAATATCGAGATGAAAATCTTAGCATAATCTTAACAGGGCATAGCCTTGGTGCTACTTTATCAATTTTAGCTGCTTTTGATCTAGTGGAAAATGGTATTACCGATATCCCAGTAGCTGCTTTTGTCTTTGGCAGCCCACAAGTTGGAAACAAAGCCTTCAATTCCAGGCTCAACAAGTATCCAAATCTTAAAGTTTTGCATATAAAGAACAAGATTGATGTCATTCCACACTATCCAGGAAGACTTTTGGGCTACAGATATACAGGAACTGAGCTTGAAATTGATACTAGGAAATCCCCGAACCTAAAGGACTCGAAGCATACTGGTGACTGGCATAATTTGCAGGCGATGTTGCATATAGTGGCAGGGTGGAACGGTGAGAAAGGAGAGTTCATGCTGAGAGTGAAGAGAAGCTTGGCTTTGGTGAACAAGTCATGTGAGTTCTTGAAAGATGAGTGCATGGTGCCAGGATCATGGTGGATAGAGAAGAACAAAGGGATGGTCAGAGGAGAAGACGGAGAATGGACGATGGCTTCTCCGGACGAGGAGGACCAGCCTGTACCTGAATTTTGA